A genomic region of Dreissena polymorpha isolate Duluth1 chromosome 4, UMN_Dpol_1.0, whole genome shotgun sequence contains the following coding sequences:
- the LOC127877312 gene encoding trafficking regulator of GLUT4 1-like: protein MDDAKGPPPAYEAATPQRHEGYGYDQEYPPNYAPVGSVIQSSSSFVVVNQPTQNIMYEVQPRPPDYTGLAIFSCLCCVWPLGLVAIILAIQARSLADNGHYDDAKRRSNFALGFIIASVIVGIVFIIVLVVLRTGTYRSY, encoded by the exons ATGGACGACGCAAAAG GCCCACCTCCAGCATACGAGGCGGCTACCCCGCAGCGTCATGAGGGCTACGGCTATGACCAGGAATATCCCCCGAACTATGCACCTGTAGGAAGTGTGATCCAATCTTCAAGTTCGTTTGTG GTCGTTAACCAGCCGACGCAGAACATTATGTACGAGGTGCAGCCGAGGCCGCCAGATTATACGGGTTTGGCAATCTTTTCTTGCCTCTGCTGTGTCTGGCCATTAGGTCTGGTGGCCATCATCCTTGCGATCCAG GCGAGATCCCTCGCTGATAATGGTCACTACGATGATGCCAAAAGGAGGTCGAATTTCGCACTAGGATTCATCATTGCAAGCGTCATCGTAGGCATCGTCTTCATCATAGTTTTGGTCGTACTCCGCACAGGCACCTATAGAAGCTATTGA